A single Marinitoga aeolica DNA region contains:
- a CDS encoding ATP-binding protein, with product MKKLPIGIQDYKKIIEGNYIYVDKTKYIYNLISSEVPIFLSRPRRFGKSLTISTLYYIFNGEKELFKDTYIYDKWEFKEYPIIRLNVLLAATDNEERFKKSLTKLIKQEGQRNNVEIIEEDYKFAFDELIIKLSKKGKVVILVDEYEKPILDNINNKEKAERYREILRDFYVTIKSRDEYIKFVFLTGITKFTKTGVFSALNNLNDISLDNDYSQMLGYTQEELESYFKEYIKETAEKLKITEKELLQEMKKYYNGFSFDGEHFVYNPFSILKFFQKKEFQNYWFESGSPSFIYEYIKGKKVTYEELTKYPVSAMDFSTREIEDAKANIFFAQAGYLTFKGIKRYGLRKKYILDYPNIEVKNSFSELILEANYGLEEIEEIENKIYEKIETNEIEEIIEEIKRIISAIPYNLHQKRESYYHSLIYTILASAGLNVTAEELTNLGRSDLVLEHNDKIYLFEIKLDKSAKEAIEQIKEKKYYEKYMSKNNEKEIYIIGINIDSEKRNIDKYIIEKI from the coding sequence ATGAAAAAATTACCAATAGGGATACAGGATTATAAAAAAATAATAGAAGGTAATTATATATATGTAGATAAAACAAAATATATATATAACTTAATAAGCTCAGAAGTGCCAATATTTCTATCTCGCCCAAGAAGATTTGGGAAGAGCTTAACAATATCGACATTATATTACATATTCAATGGAGAAAAAGAATTATTTAAAGATACATACATATATGACAAATGGGAATTCAAAGAATATCCAATAATAAGATTAAACGTTCTATTAGCAGCAACAGATAATGAAGAAAGATTTAAAAAAAGTTTGACAAAATTAATAAAACAAGAAGGTCAAAGGAATAATGTAGAAATAATAGAAGAAGATTATAAATTTGCATTTGATGAATTAATAATAAAACTTTCCAAAAAAGGAAAAGTAGTAATATTAGTAGATGAATATGAAAAACCGATATTAGATAATATAAATAACAAAGAAAAAGCAGAAAGATATAGAGAAATACTAAGAGATTTCTATGTAACAATCAAATCCAGGGATGAATATATAAAATTCGTTTTTCTAACTGGAATAACAAAATTCACAAAAACAGGAGTATTTTCAGCATTGAATAATTTAAATGATATATCATTGGATAATGATTATTCACAAATGTTAGGTTATACACAAGAAGAGTTAGAAAGTTACTTTAAAGAATATATAAAAGAAACAGCAGAAAAACTAAAAATAACAGAAAAAGAACTATTACAGGAAATGAAAAAATATTATAACGGATTTTCATTTGATGGGGAACACTTTGTATATAATCCATTTTCAATATTAAAATTCTTTCAAAAAAAAGAATTTCAAAATTACTGGTTTGAAAGTGGATCACCATCATTCATATATGAATATATAAAAGGTAAAAAAGTAACCTATGAAGAATTAACAAAATATCCAGTAAGTGCAATGGATTTCTCAACAAGAGAAATAGAAGATGCAAAAGCAAACATATTCTTCGCACAGGCTGGTTATTTAACATTTAAAGGAATAAAAAGATATGGACTAAGAAAAAAATACATATTAGACTATCCAAACATAGAAGTAAAAAATAGCTTTTCAGAATTAATATTAGAAGCAAATTATGGATTAGAGGAAATAGAAGAGATAGAAAATAAAATATATGAAAAAATAGAAACAAATGAAATAGAAGAAATAATAGAAGAAATAAAAAGGATAATAAGTGCAATACCGTATAACTTACATCAAAAAAGAGAAAGTTATTATCACTCATTAATATATACAATATTAGCATCAGCAGGATTAAACGTAACAGCAGAAGAACTGACAAATCTTGGAAGAAGTGACTTAGTATTAGAACACAATGACAAAATATATCTTTTTGAAATAAAATTAGATAAAAGTGCAAAAGAAGCAATAGAACAAATAAAAGAAAAGAAATATTATGAAAAATATATGAGTAAAAATAATGAAAAAGAAATATACATAATAGGAATAAACATAGATTCAGAAAAAAGAAATATTGATAAATATATTATTGAAAAAATATGA
- a CDS encoding GAF domain-containing protein, which produces MVKIINRKFINIFSKVFEMISEKEYNEFLDMKNIFEYILISIMDFDSRLTTGSVILRDDDGYFRYVAVKGHNMNILKDIRFKKNHIFEEKFHGAHIITSRIERETTEQLDLLVKGGNLLRLKSYLSVPILVKNEVVGFLNIDNYSEKNIFIDGEIINIAKLFAKFMGHIYENIKDKRNLKIKEKLLNNSKISNGILYNKTFLLKSLEDFFEKYEEFIFVMITIKNKLDEKSLESIFHRINKLFEEDIVAYEDNTFYILSEYISDYFFKTELKEELEKPIFWNTEIYPKFEYNFYNIPEDLKNIEELKELI; this is translated from the coding sequence ATGGTTAAAATAATTAATAGAAAATTCATAAATATTTTTTCAAAAGTATTTGAAATGATTTCTGAAAAAGAATATAATGAATTTTTAGATATGAAAAATATATTCGAATATATATTAATATCCATAATGGATTTTGATAGTAGATTAACTACAGGCAGTGTTATTTTAAGAGATGATGATGGATATTTTAGATATGTTGCTGTCAAAGGTCATAATATGAATATATTAAAAGATATTAGATTCAAAAAGAATCATATTTTTGAAGAAAAATTTCATGGAGCTCACATTATTACTTCTCGAATTGAAAGGGAAACAACAGAACAATTAGATTTATTAGTAAAAGGTGGAAACTTATTAAGATTAAAATCGTATCTTTCAGTTCCAATTTTAGTAAAAAATGAAGTTGTAGGATTTTTGAATATAGACAATTATTCAGAAAAAAATATATTTATCGATGGTGAGATAATTAATATTGCTAAACTTTTTGCTAAGTTTATGGGACATATATATGAAAATATAAAAGACAAGAGAAACTTAAAAATTAAAGAGAAGCTTTTAAATAATTCAAAGATTTCAAATGGTATATTATATAATAAAACATTTTTACTTAAATCTCTCGAAGACTTTTTTGAAAAATATGAAGAATTCATTTTTGTAATGATAACTATAAAGAATAAATTAGATGAGAAAAGTTTGGAATCAATTTTTCATAGAATAAATAAATTATTTGAGGAAGATATAGTTGCATATGAAGACAATACTTTTTATATTTTATCCGAATATATTTCTGATTATTTTTTCAAAACAGAGTTAAAAGAAGAATTGGAAAAACCAATTTTTTGGAATACTGAAATTTATCCAAAATTCGAATATAATTTTTATAACATACCAGAAGATTTAAAAAATATAGAGGAATTAAAAGAGTTAATTTAA